tccctcctcgtcgtcctcaggtggtaactcttcaaggtgctcatcagcaggagtgcccatatcttcaatgtagaaggcttgcccgaacacagttggtttcttcattttccccttgatgtcaaagtggaggatgttctctttacccaaatggagatcaatcgtgccttccttcacattaacaatagctcctgctgtagctaagaatgaccttggtaggtcgctctgagaggtcgctccaggcaatgctcgtccaaagatcactctaatcacctcctttgagctccaaatgcacccaaatgtctccaggaactccatgtggtactccaatacctaatagagacatatgtatgcaaaatgcaacctagacatggctaaatcctaatctatatgatgaaaatgcacatgaataaatggataaaacaatgtaaatatgcaagatatcacttTCGCCTTCACCATTCTCACAATCTCAAACAGTGCATTCTACGAATGTAAGGAACCGAAGGAACATCAAACTCACACAATAATCAGATCACTTTGAAAACATAAGCACATATATAGAAACGTACTCAGAAAATCAGCAAATGAAAAATACGAACGTCTTTTTAATCTGATTAATATTTCTCAAAGTAAAAAACTGTACAATATAATGCTTTTTTGAATCTCAAGATCAGACTGAAATACGCTGAagaaaatctattaaaaaaactactgatgaaacaaaaacaacaatttTTTTGCACCTCTTTTGGTTGTTTAAACGGGATAAATAACAAAACGTGAGGCTAGAGATCAGATGGCACCGATTGTATCATTGACTGGTACCTGGGTACCAAAATATACAAAGAAACAACAACCATCAAATAAGAGTAATCAAGAGAAATGCACTTGTTACTTCATTGATTCTATAAAGATCAGATATAAGCAAAGAAGGTATGCCAGAAAGAGAGAGATTTACAGGGAGTATCCGAGGTGGCGGTGCCTATAAGATCGAGTGCCATAAATTCCGTTCATCTTGATGGAGCTTCATCTTCTCCCGCTTATCCTGTTTCAAACGGCACACGAATGTACACATTAGATCATAAGCAATAAGCTTTTACTGTCATAACCGATTTTACTGTAAATTTCATGTTTGTGTAAAATAAATGCATTAGTATGCTCTAACAGACTACTCTCAGTGGCTAATTATCATCGGAGATATTTGAACAAATTCATAATTTACATCGAGTTCTGCATTTTGTCGGATTCGTATAATTTCGCCGGTGTTTTGGTGTGCATTTTGCCTGATCATTGGAGCTGCAATTCGGCTGTTTCATGTCTTTGGAAGCGGTGGCCAAAGCCTTTTTCGATATTATGGCAAATGATGCTTTCGATGGAGGTTAACAGATGTGAAGTTATATATAAGGAGAGAAGGAAAGGGATTCCAGAGGGCTACATCGCACTAAAAGTAGAAGTTACGGAAAAGGATTTATTAGTTGGAGTTGTGGTAATAAATGTTAACGATGGGAATCACAAGGATGATAAACAACAGGGAAGCTGAGGGGATAGGCACGAACGAAAGGATGAATTGGAAGAGTTAGGTTGCGACTATGTTGTTTTATCTGCAGAATTTTTGGGGCTAAAGCATGAGTCATTGAACCAAATAAATTGGAATTATTGAATATTTCGGCTTGGTACAAATAAGACCCAAGTAGATTACTAATTTCGTGCATATTAAGAGAAGTGACATGACAACTTcattggatgagaatattttggctaaAGTGCATAGTTTtaaaagccttgaatttagtccATTTTATTTAGTCGCCACTTGTGAACCTTGTTTCTTGTATAGAATGGGCCAATATTCATTATGTGTTGGTGTCTTGATATTCTCTATACAACCTTGGAATGTACGAAAAGATAATGAATTGGtattatatacatacatatatgttcACATTATcggttaaatatattttacagaaaaaaatCGTATTCTAAATGGTAGTACTGTATATGAAAGATTTGTAGATATATCGATGATGTAAACATTGTTACACCAGTATGAGTCCATGACCATGTCTACGAGACTAGTTTAGTAGATTAGTTGTAAGAAATAATACAGATTAAAGGCGAAAGTTCACATTATAAATATGTTAGGTGTGtataatgatttaataaatatctaatTTGCTGTAACATTGACATTCTTTTTgtcaacaaataaaaatgacaGCATTACCAGAccaatatatatgatttaatagTCAACTTAATTATATTTGAAACAATACAAAGTCTCTCCTTACCAAATATCTTAAACTAGTGAATAATTAATATCTTTGTAAGAATTAAAGTTGTCTATATTAATTCAACAATAACCATGGTATAACCACCGCCAGTAATATGTAGAttataattctaaaatatataaacggTAGACACAACAAATCTATCCTGAAGGTAATAAAgctaaaaacttttttttttttttgctaacataTAAAGctaaaaactttgaaaaatgTTATGGTTAAGAAAATTTTAACGAAATGTTTGAACATTATGATTAGGAATCAAAtcttctaaaaaaattatatagaaaatctattaaatgaaaattaCAACCACATGAATTCCAGCtaattctaaatatataaatggtaGATATATACAACAAATCTATCACGAAGGTAATAAAGTTAAGGACTTTGAAAAAGTGATGGTTAAGGATTTTTTTTCTATGAAACATTAGAACATTATGATTTAGAAACAAATCTTctgaaatattttatactattttttttaatagaaaacatacaaaattaataacacatgattttcaGCTTATGTAAAAAAGAAGTTATAAATTTAGTGGacataaatgatttttaacaGTTTGACCTATTTTAagagtgtaaaaaaaaaatcaaaccaataCGTAAGCGACACGTATAATGTTTAGTCACTAAATGCAAACGTCAACAATCCTCCAATAAGCATCACATCCAATAAGAATCAGAGAAGAGTAAAAATGTGTGTGTTTTTCCCCTTGCTACTCTAAAGGGCAGTCTCGTAACTTCTCAACTCCCACGTTACTCGGTTAgtaagaagaaggaaaaaaacgacaaataaaaaaacaagaggaacggagagagaaagagagaggagacGAAGACTGCTGCTTCCAGCTTCCATCGTCGTCTTCTCCTTGTGGGGAATAGCTTTTCATTTTGCATTACTCAAACCGTAACCCTAATTCCCTGTGTCTACGTCGGACTCTTCTCACCTCTAACTCGATACTCGTTTTGATTAGACTCAGCTTCATCGACTGTTTAACAAACCCTAATTtgtgaccccccccccccctgatCATGGCCTCCGCCGCTACCACTTCTTCTTCTACGTCTCCTCGTCACGTGAGCAGCCCTACTGCTGCCCAATCACGCCGGCAGGTTTCCTCTCCCTGGACTCAAATCGTCCGCGGCGAATCAGAGCCGCCGACGATCGCCGCCGCTGGGGAAGATAAATCGGAGGGAAATGCCGGGAAGAAACCAGTTTGGAATCGGCCGTCTAATGGGGCTTCCGAGATCGGACCTGTCATGGGAGCTTCGTCGTGGCCAGCTCTTTCTGAGGCATCCAAAGCTCCTTCGAACAAGCCTTCCTCTGATTCAAGTCTCGGCGATGTGCCCTCGTCAGTTTCTCAGGTTTGGTTGACTCTCGTGAGACCTTGGTTGttgaaaaaaacttataaaaatgaTATCTTGGTGGAATGATTAACACACTGTGTATTATAGAGATTGGTGAGGCTTCTTGGTGTGTGTGGTGGTCTTTAGCAACCTTTGTAGCTTTCTGTATCTTGCATATTAACGAGTTCCTGTTTGAGATGTTTGTTTCTGTTCAAAGTtcgctccttttttttttttgttttgttttgaaccTGTAATGTGGAAAACGAAATGCTTAGCTTTTATGTTCGCCTTCACTTATGCATGACGACACACTTTATCTTGAGCTAATAATGAAAATGATTCTCTATGTCTTTGATGTAGGGAGCTGCAAGTGCTTCTGCTCCTGCACCGAAGCAAGTCGGCCGTGCAAACAATCCCAACCCAACACCAAACCACTCGCGCCAGAGATCATTTAAGCGGAATGGCGCCTCTGGATCCACTGCTAATGGTACTGCTTCTCAGCCATCATCACATGGTTCACTTGTTGAAGGCACTTCGCACAATCCCTCTCCTAGAGGCCAAAACCAGAATAATGGCTTTGCATCACAACCCCATGGTGGTGCTGACAACCAACGAGACTCGCACAGGAACCAAAATGGTAATCATCACCACCAGAATCATGGTGGCAGGCGCAATCAGGAGCACGGGAATCACAACTGGAATTTCCACAGAAGCTTTAATGGGAGAGATGGAAATGCACAATCACCAAGAGGTGCTCCAGCATTTGTAAGATATGCaccaccgccaccaccaccacctg
The window above is part of the Brassica napus cultivar Da-Ae chromosome C3, Da-Ae, whole genome shotgun sequence genome. Proteins encoded here:
- the LOC125583763 gene encoding la-related protein 1C-like, which codes for MASAATTSSSTSPRHVSSPTAAQSRRQVSSPWTQIVRGESEPPTIAAAGEDKSEGNAGKKPVWNRPSNGASEIGPVMGASSWPALSEASKAPSNKPSSDSSLGDVPSSVSQGAASASAPAPKQVGRANNPNPTPNHSRQRSFKRNGASGSTANGTASQPSSHGSLVEGTSHNPSPRGQNQNNGFASQPHGGADNQRDSHRNQNGNHHHQNHGGRRNQEHGNHNWNFHRSFNGRDGNAQSPRGAPAFVRYAPPPPPPPVQAITPQFMAAQSFGSPVPYPPELAPPFYPGMPFVAPLSPGPVFYHVQDPPLNIKLQNQIHYYFSEENLIKDTYLRDQMDDQGFAPLHVIAGFRKVAELTDSIQQIVEALQGSPFVEVQGDRIRKRHNWQHWLIPSPQSVDAVASRVGNLSIGQSSAEPIGGSGSQLQPPEAENKAVADGQPQSSGANPVSNRNGSGGANR